The proteins below are encoded in one region of Aquisphaera giovannonii:
- a CDS encoding ABC transporter ATP-binding protein, with amino-acid sequence MTAAISIRGVTKRFGGVVAVDDLDLQVPRGSLYGFIGPNGSGKSTTLRMIMHILLPDEGEIEVLGERDTRAAHDRVSYLPEERGLYKRMTVRRLLRYFGALKGARQPGLDRAIGEWLERMGLSDWIDKKVDALSKGMAQKVQFIASVLQGPELLILDEPFSGLDPVNAEVLKEAVLDLRRAGTTVVFSTHDMAVAERLCDRIFMIFRGRKVLDGTLDEIQSLYGYDTIRVRTDAGVDALAGLPGLNEVNDDGNSQEVRYAGDPQDLLSALMARTRIRQFEIARPSLHDIFVRIADPDDAGDGHQAGAAAPQVEAAYHEG; translated from the coding sequence ATGACAGCGGCGATATCGATCCGGGGGGTGACCAAGCGTTTCGGCGGCGTCGTCGCCGTGGACGACCTGGACCTGCAAGTCCCCCGCGGCTCGCTCTACGGCTTCATCGGCCCCAACGGGTCGGGCAAGTCCACGACCCTGCGGATGATCATGCACATCCTCCTCCCCGACGAGGGCGAGATCGAGGTCCTGGGGGAGAGGGACACGAGGGCGGCCCACGACCGGGTCAGCTACCTGCCCGAGGAGCGCGGGCTGTACAAGCGGATGACGGTGCGGCGGCTGCTCCGCTACTTCGGGGCCCTCAAGGGGGCGAGGCAGCCCGGGCTCGACCGGGCCATCGGCGAGTGGCTGGAGCGGATGGGCCTGTCCGACTGGATCGACAAGAAGGTGGACGCCCTCTCCAAGGGGATGGCGCAGAAGGTCCAGTTCATCGCCTCGGTGCTCCAGGGGCCGGAGCTCTTGATCCTGGACGAGCCCTTCTCGGGCCTGGACCCGGTGAACGCGGAGGTCCTCAAGGAGGCCGTCCTGGACCTCCGGCGGGCGGGGACGACCGTGGTCTTCTCGACCCACGACATGGCGGTCGCCGAGCGGCTCTGTGATCGTATTTTCATGATCTTCCGCGGCAGGAAGGTCCTCGACGGCACGCTCGACGAGATCCAGTCGCTCTACGGATACGACACCATCCGCGTGCGGACCGACGCCGGCGTGGACGCCCTGGCCGGGCTCCCGGGGCTCAACGAAGTCAACGACGACGGCAATTCCCAGGAGGTCCGATACGCGGGCGACCCGCAGGATCTGTTGTCCGCCCTGATGGCGCGGACGCGGATCCGGCAGTTCGAGATCGCCCGCCCCTCGCTGCACGACATCTTCGTCCGCATCGCCGACCCCGACGACGCCGGCGACGGGCATCAGGCCGGGGCCGCCGCCCCGCAGGTGGAGGCCGCGTACCATGAAGGCTGA
- a CDS encoding right-handed parallel beta-helix repeat-containing protein, with protein sequence MTGPIGRRRFCLLGAAPLGLDGAAPPPAAAAGDWINVRAFGAAGDGDADDAPAIRAALAAAGGRTVFFPVGRYRVTAGFRSEVPVHIRGEGTGAGPGSGAQANDHCTRIVCDFPAGHLFDVESMFPSIFRDFQVNVAPSRRPMARGAAIHLRPPGTATVANYHVEGVAINHFHTGIAVIRPAWGTIRGCYFGDWAGDAISLTTDMRIEGSGGHVRNNYFFGQTSGATQRSCIHLGCGYVHVAENEILGARHGVHCAIANHPAGYIRVFQNTIEEQAEAGVHVESVGDEQATMMAICDNEFSALTNGPTYAASVRISPNGSPGVNFIQDLLISRNITRHVLSADGRHYRIGNGRNVKLADNLLEELGQHGPVGIQVGDGEASGLMVPLVVEGNQFLGGFRQRYLLPRAGTVIVRESQGCPHALLPGHAADGSELFCPDGTPAGPVAAGGPGCFARRLGKAWRA encoded by the coding sequence GTGACCGGTCCGATCGGGCGACGCCGATTCTGCCTCCTGGGGGCCGCGCCGCTGGGGCTGGACGGGGCGGCCCCGCCCCCGGCCGCCGCGGCCGGCGATTGGATCAACGTCCGGGCATTCGGGGCCGCGGGCGACGGCGACGCCGACGACGCCCCCGCGATCCGCGCCGCGCTGGCCGCGGCCGGCGGGCGGACGGTCTTCTTCCCGGTCGGCCGATACCGCGTGACGGCGGGCTTCCGGTCCGAGGTGCCCGTCCACATCCGGGGCGAGGGCACCGGCGCGGGGCCCGGCTCGGGCGCCCAGGCCAACGACCATTGCACGCGGATCGTCTGCGACTTCCCGGCCGGCCACCTGTTCGACGTGGAGTCGATGTTCCCCAGCATCTTCCGCGACTTCCAGGTCAACGTCGCGCCGTCCCGGCGCCCCATGGCCCGGGGGGCGGCGATCCACCTCCGCCCGCCCGGCACGGCCACGGTGGCGAACTACCACGTCGAGGGCGTCGCCATCAACCACTTCCACACGGGGATCGCCGTCATCCGCCCCGCCTGGGGCACGATCCGCGGATGCTACTTCGGGGACTGGGCGGGCGACGCGATCTCCCTGACCACCGACATGAGGATCGAGGGGAGCGGGGGGCACGTCCGGAACAACTACTTCTTCGGCCAGACCTCGGGGGCGACCCAGCGGTCCTGCATCCACCTCGGCTGCGGGTACGTGCACGTCGCGGAGAACGAGATCCTGGGCGCCCGGCACGGCGTCCACTGCGCGATCGCCAACCATCCGGCCGGCTACATCCGGGTCTTCCAGAACACGATCGAGGAGCAGGCCGAGGCGGGCGTGCACGTGGAATCCGTCGGGGACGAGCAGGCCACGATGATGGCGATCTGCGACAACGAGTTCTCCGCGCTGACCAACGGCCCGACGTACGCGGCCTCGGTGCGGATCTCGCCCAACGGCAGCCCCGGCGTCAACTTCATCCAGGACCTGCTGATCTCCCGCAACATCACGCGGCACGTCCTCTCGGCCGACGGCCGCCACTACCGGATCGGCAACGGCCGCAACGTCAAGCTCGCGGACAACCTCCTGGAGGAGCTGGGCCAGCACGGGCCCGTCGGCATCCAGGTCGGCGACGGCGAGGCGTCGGGGCTGATGGTGCCGCTCGTCGTCGAGGGCAACCAGTTCCTCGGCGGCTTCCGGCAGCGATACCTCCTTCCCCGCGCCGGGACCGTGATCGTCCGCGAGTCCCAGGGCTGCCCCCATGCCTTGCTGCCGGGCCATGCCGCCGACGGGAGCGAGCTGTTCTGCCCCGATGGGACGCCCGCGGGCCCCGTGGCCGCGGGAGGCCCCGGCTGCTTCGCGAGGCGCCTAGGCAAGGCGTGGAGGGCATGA
- a CDS encoding DUF1559 domain-containing protein produces MRHANRPRPGFTLIELLVVIAIIAVLIALLLPAVQSAREAARRAQCTNNMKQLGLALANYESSTGSLPMGDSNDWYPEWGQHWVGHGVFLSMSQAFEQGQIYNATNFSTPFFRDEQRTVFAYAVGTLWCPSDPTVMEKFDIPDGNYVSGSHPYYVNYTSYTANCGTWFQGTRNYPDYIYSAGPNPTRVAQMNGLFWNCSSVKLASITDGTSNTIAFGEHAHGLLKDEYNDNYDLSYERRYWHWWCDGGFGDTMFTTMFPMNPQKKLQDGTWADSNNGGVSAYISSASSFHPGGCNYAFVDGSVRFLKDSIDSWALNPATGQPNGLSIDGNGLYILAPGMRFGVYQALSTRNGGEVVSADTY; encoded by the coding sequence ATGCGACATGCAAACCGTCCACGCCCCGGATTCACGCTCATCGAGCTGCTGGTGGTCATCGCGATCATCGCCGTGCTCATCGCGCTGCTGCTGCCGGCGGTCCAGTCGGCCCGGGAGGCCGCCCGCCGGGCGCAGTGCACCAACAACATGAAGCAGCTCGGCCTCGCGCTGGCCAATTACGAATCCTCCACCGGCTCGCTGCCCATGGGCGACTCGAACGACTGGTATCCCGAGTGGGGCCAGCACTGGGTCGGCCACGGCGTCTTCCTGTCGATGTCGCAGGCCTTCGAGCAGGGGCAGATCTACAACGCCACCAACTTCTCCACGCCGTTCTTCCGGGACGAGCAGAGGACCGTCTTCGCCTACGCGGTGGGCACGCTCTGGTGCCCGAGCGACCCGACCGTCATGGAGAAGTTCGACATCCCGGACGGCAACTACGTCTCCGGCTCCCACCCCTACTACGTCAACTACACCAGCTACACCGCGAACTGCGGCACCTGGTTCCAGGGCACGCGGAATTACCCGGACTACATCTACAGCGCCGGCCCGAATCCGACGCGGGTGGCGCAGATGAACGGGCTGTTCTGGAATTGCAGCAGCGTCAAGCTCGCCAGCATCACCGACGGCACGAGCAATACGATCGCCTTCGGCGAGCACGCGCACGGGCTGCTCAAGGATGAGTACAACGACAACTACGACCTCAGCTACGAGCGCCGCTACTGGCACTGGTGGTGCGACGGCGGGTTCGGCGACACGATGTTCACGACGATGTTCCCGATGAACCCGCAGAAGAAGCTCCAGGACGGCACCTGGGCGGACTCCAACAACGGCGGCGTCTCGGCGTACATCAGCTCGGCGTCGAGCTTCCACCCCGGCGGCTGCAACTACGCCTTCGTCGACGGCTCGGTACGGTTCCTCAAGGACTCGATCGATTCCTGGGCGCTCAACCCGGCGACCGGGCAGCCGAACGGGCTGAGCATCGACGGCAACGGCCTGTATATCCTGGCGCCCGGGATGCGGTTCGGCGTCTACCAGGCCCTCTCCACCCGCAACGGCGGCGAGGTCGTCAGCGCCGATACGTACTGA
- a CDS encoding 6-phosphofructokinase, with translation MSAPATPASATPAARPIRRVAILFAGGPAPAANAVISTAAAAFHRDGIEVLGIQNGYSHLVEFGPENPMKEGRDYVILDQAKLRRTRNTRGIMIGTARTNPGKDVAHPSHLSDAKRTAPMKRVYDALMSLGVDALVSIGGDDTLKTANKFKMFQDYLPEGSRRIAVVHVPKTIDNDYRGIDFTFGYFTAVETLAGEIRNLLADAEATRGYFIAECMGRSAGWLAYGAAIAGEASLVLSVEDVEEKFGAEETLTDPKTGVTSTRKIMNIDKVVDVIVKLMTAREAAGKEFGVVVLAEGLAQYLPASHLEGARFDEHGHLSLASTNLARTMVKAIEAEYKKRTGKGKRVTGLQLGYEARCAQPHAFDVMLGSQLGVGAYRALVENGLDGVMISCSGQLNLFYVPFETLVDPETLVTVVRFIESGSDFHRLARFLENYPHD, from the coding sequence ATGTCCGCGCCAGCCACGCCCGCCTCGGCCACGCCCGCCGCCCGGCCCATCCGCCGCGTCGCCATCCTCTTCGCGGGCGGCCCCGCCCCGGCCGCCAACGCGGTCATCTCGACCGCCGCCGCGGCCTTCCATCGCGACGGCATCGAGGTCCTCGGCATCCAGAATGGCTATTCGCATCTGGTCGAATTCGGCCCCGAGAACCCGATGAAGGAAGGCCGGGATTATGTGATCCTCGATCAGGCCAAGCTCCGGCGCACCCGGAACACGCGCGGGATCATGATCGGCACGGCGCGGACGAACCCCGGCAAGGACGTCGCCCACCCGAGCCACCTGAGCGACGCGAAGCGCACCGCGCCGATGAAGAGGGTCTATGATGCCCTCATGTCGCTGGGCGTGGACGCCCTGGTGTCGATCGGCGGCGACGACACGCTGAAGACCGCCAACAAGTTCAAGATGTTCCAGGACTACCTGCCCGAGGGCTCGCGGCGGATCGCGGTGGTCCACGTCCCCAAGACGATCGACAACGACTACCGGGGCATCGACTTCACCTTCGGCTACTTCACCGCGGTGGAGACCCTGGCCGGCGAGATCCGCAACCTCCTGGCCGACGCCGAGGCCACCCGCGGCTACTTCATCGCCGAGTGCATGGGCCGCTCCGCCGGCTGGCTCGCCTACGGCGCCGCCATCGCCGGCGAGGCCTCGCTGGTGCTCAGCGTGGAGGACGTGGAGGAGAAGTTCGGCGCGGAGGAGACGCTCACCGACCCCAAGACCGGCGTGACCAGCACACGAAAAATTATGAACATCGACAAGGTTGTCGATGTCATCGTCAAGCTGATGACCGCCCGGGAGGCCGCGGGCAAGGAGTTCGGCGTCGTGGTCCTGGCCGAGGGCCTGGCGCAGTACCTCCCCGCCAGCCACCTGGAGGGGGCCAGGTTCGACGAGCACGGCCACCTCTCCCTCGCCTCGACCAACCTGGCCCGGACCATGGTGAAGGCGATCGAGGCCGAGTACAAGAAGCGCACCGGCAAGGGCAAGAGGGTCACCGGCCTCCAGCTCGGCTACGAGGCCCGCTGCGCCCAGCCCCATGCCTTCGACGTGATGCTCGGCAGCCAGCTCGGCGTCGGCGCCTACCGGGCCCTGGTGGAGAACGGGCTAGACGGCGTGATGATCTCGTGCTCCGGCCAGCTCAACCTCTTCTACGTCCCCTTCGAGACCCTGGTCGACCCCGAGACGCTGGTCACCGTCGTCCGCTTCATCGAGAGCGGCTCCGACTTCCACCGGCTCGCCCGGTTCCTCGAAAACTACCCGCACGACTAA
- a CDS encoding DJ-1/PfpI family protein translates to MARDGAEDPPAGGPAAGHLRIGMILFPRMDQIDFTGPFEVLSRLPDSTIHVLAKEEEPVRDVMGLILTPEGSLASAPPLDILVVPGGPGQEALMEDEAVLGFLRDRSAKARFVYSVCTGALLCGAAGLLKGVRATTHWASFDLLKYFGAIPVDERVVLDGKHLSAAGVTAGIDGALTLAALLRGERAAQQIQLGIEYAPKPPFDSGTPKTAPPEVLDAARAATAALTRRRLETARRAARRLGVSPAE, encoded by the coding sequence ATGGCCAGGGACGGGGCGGAGGATCCCCCCGCGGGCGGGCCCGCGGCGGGGCACCTGCGCATCGGCATGATCCTCTTCCCCCGCATGGATCAGATCGACTTCACCGGGCCATTCGAGGTGCTCTCGAGGTTGCCCGACTCGACGATCCACGTCCTCGCGAAGGAGGAGGAGCCGGTGCGGGACGTCATGGGCCTGATCCTCACGCCCGAGGGCTCGCTGGCCTCAGCGCCTCCGCTGGACATCCTGGTGGTGCCGGGGGGGCCGGGTCAGGAGGCGCTGATGGAGGACGAGGCGGTCCTCGGCTTCCTCCGCGACCGCTCGGCGAAGGCGAGGTTCGTCTACTCGGTCTGCACCGGGGCCCTCCTCTGCGGGGCGGCGGGGCTCCTCAAGGGCGTCCGGGCGACGACGCACTGGGCCTCGTTCGACCTCCTCAAGTATTTCGGGGCGATCCCCGTGGACGAGCGGGTCGTCCTCGACGGCAAGCACCTGAGCGCCGCGGGGGTCACGGCGGGGATCGACGGGGCGCTCACGCTCGCGGCCCTGCTCCGCGGCGAGCGTGCCGCCCAGCAGATCCAGCTCGGCATCGAGTATGCCCCGAAGCCCCCCTTCGACAGCGGCACCCCGAAGACCGCGCCGCCCGAGGTCCTCGACGCCGCGAGGGCCGCCACGGCTGCGCTGACCCGCAGGCGTCTCGAGACCGCCCGGCGAGCGGCCAGGCGGCTCGGGGTCTCGCCGGCGGAATAG
- a CDS encoding ABC transporter permease: MKADVRKIWVVASTEFGSAIRTKSFLIGILLLPIIMGASILLQVFVAERVDTKPRRFVVIDHTGVLAPVIEKAAKAHNEALPEARGKHARPSLVMEPAPTIGKAAPGAGTGEEKLDPDYALALSDRIRNGDLDAFVEIPATVVEPGKDPAAKRAMEYHSDNPNDDVLRNWLNFIVNAEVRARRFRAAGIDQALAERLSQPVEVENLELVERRAAAATGAGGAGEAGRGEVKAAGKVDQVRTALVPAALLFSMFFVIMTSAPQLLNSVIEEKMSRISEVMLGSVTPFELMMGKLVGNAGIAMVLATLYLGGGMGVAAYHGYGDILSPGLVAALVFFLILAVLLYGSMYIAVGSACSELKDAQSLMMPVMLLSMLPVFVWTAVLRNPASPLSVGMSLFPPASPFLMLMRLALKPAPPAWQVGLAVVLTALTTLAIVWAAGKIFRTGLLMQGKAPTFAELARWVMTK, encoded by the coding sequence ATGAAGGCTGACGTGCGGAAGATCTGGGTGGTCGCCTCGACCGAATTCGGCTCGGCGATCCGGACGAAGTCGTTCCTGATCGGCATCCTGCTGCTGCCCATCATCATGGGCGCCTCGATCCTGCTCCAGGTCTTCGTGGCCGAGCGCGTGGACACGAAGCCGAGGCGGTTCGTGGTCATCGACCACACCGGCGTGCTGGCCCCGGTCATCGAGAAGGCCGCCAAGGCCCACAACGAGGCGCTGCCGGAAGCGCGCGGCAAGCACGCGAGGCCGTCCCTGGTGATGGAGCCGGCGCCGACGATCGGCAAGGCCGCCCCGGGCGCGGGGACGGGTGAGGAGAAACTCGACCCCGATTACGCCCTCGCGCTCTCGGACCGGATCCGCAACGGCGACCTGGACGCCTTCGTCGAGATCCCGGCGACGGTCGTCGAGCCCGGCAAGGATCCCGCGGCGAAGCGGGCGATGGAGTACCACTCCGACAACCCCAACGACGACGTGCTCCGGAACTGGCTGAACTTCATCGTGAACGCGGAGGTCCGCGCCCGGCGGTTCCGAGCCGCGGGGATCGACCAGGCGCTGGCCGAACGGCTCAGCCAGCCGGTGGAGGTGGAGAACCTGGAGCTCGTCGAGCGCAGGGCGGCCGCCGCGACAGGGGCAGGCGGGGCCGGCGAGGCGGGCCGGGGCGAGGTGAAGGCGGCGGGGAAGGTGGACCAGGTCCGCACGGCGCTCGTGCCGGCGGCCCTCCTGTTCTCGATGTTCTTCGTGATCATGACCAGCGCCCCGCAGCTCCTCAACAGCGTCATCGAGGAGAAGATGAGCCGGATCAGCGAGGTGATGCTGGGCTCGGTCACCCCGTTCGAACTGATGATGGGCAAGCTGGTGGGCAACGCCGGGATCGCCATGGTCCTGGCCACCCTCTACCTGGGCGGCGGCATGGGGGTCGCCGCCTACCACGGCTACGGCGACATCCTGTCTCCGGGACTCGTCGCGGCGCTCGTCTTCTTCCTGATCCTTGCCGTGCTGCTCTACGGCTCGATGTACATCGCGGTCGGCTCGGCCTGCAGCGAGCTGAAGGACGCCCAGTCGCTGATGATGCCGGTGATGTTGCTGTCGATGCTGCCCGTCTTCGTCTGGACGGCCGTCCTGCGCAACCCGGCGAGCCCGCTGTCGGTGGGGATGTCCCTCTTCCCCCCCGCCAGCCCGTTCCTGATGCTGATGCGCCTGGCCCTGAAGCCGGCCCCCCCCGCCTGGCAGGTCGGGCTCGCCGTCGTCCTGACCGCCCTGACGACGCTCGCCATCGTCTGGGCCGCCGGCAAGATCTTCCGCACCGGCCTGCTCATGCAGGGGAAGGCCCCCACATTCGCCGAGCTGGCCCGGTGGGTGATGACGAAGTGA
- a CDS encoding nuclear transport factor 2 family protein encodes MSSTAPATNPAPIIAPPFTLEAATKKVRAAEDAWNTRDPARVALAYTEDSVWRNRDQFVTGRDEIRRFLASKWARELDYRLVKALWCFHDDRIAVRFQYECRDAQGRWWRSYGNELWEFDARGLMKRREASINDVAIEERDRRFLWDAPGPRPSDHPGIPEVR; translated from the coding sequence ATGTCTTCAACCGCCCCAGCGACGAACCCCGCGCCGATCATCGCCCCTCCCTTCACGCTCGAGGCCGCAACGAAGAAGGTGCGGGCCGCCGAGGATGCCTGGAACACGCGCGACCCGGCCCGGGTCGCCCTCGCGTACACGGAGGACTCGGTCTGGCGGAACCGGGACCAGTTCGTCACCGGCCGCGACGAGATCCGTCGGTTCCTCGCTTCGAAGTGGGCCAGGGAGCTGGACTATCGGCTCGTGAAGGCGCTCTGGTGCTTCCACGACGATCGGATCGCCGTCCGGTTCCAGTACGAGTGCCGCGACGCCCAGGGCCGATGGTGGCGGAGCTACGGGAACGAGCTCTGGGAGTTCGACGCGCGGGGGCTCATGAAGCGCCGCGAGGCCAGCATCAACGACGTCGCGATCGAGGAGCGGGACCGGCGATTCCTCTGGGACGCCCCCGGCCCGCGGCCGTCCGACCACCCGGGCATCCCCGAGGTCCGGTGA
- a CDS encoding KUP/HAK/KT family potassium transporter: MAFARGRRRRRRGGHGAGLFTRLREATGTVYGDIGTSVLYTFMEIIRETVALKRHAHGDDLAEILGPGGDLITRTEALGGLSLVFWALIFLTIKYDLIVMRADNHGEGGTFALWGLLKGAAARVFGITLIGYLVVAAAGLLAADGVITPPISMLGAYEPLGEPLAVAATLVSLFVLFKPQWRGTSQVGGFFGWFMMLVWFPWIAIKGVPWVIRHPDVFLALDPSYAVALLRELPGAGVFVIFGVVVLAITGGEAKYADIGHFARHGEGQAVEGTSLDPKDSGRLPVMYSWFAMVLPCLVLNYAGQVGYVLERGVPPRANTFYALTPRTGDERIDQVIAAGDMVISAIAAFIASQALITGMFSIVKQAIAMGFCPRFAVHFTSREAEGQVYIPAVNWAMFLGCAAITVSFRTAGNLAAAYGIAVTGTMGITTLAFGYVAHYRWGWGLGKVAAVCTPILAVDLLLFASNLSKFAHGGYYPVAIAAVLLSVMLTWQWGRAELARAFYAFGVQGGKQVSWLVALREKVDEIQLAIDENLPLAKLLVQGRRRLVETDRAFVFLCSRPVQDVGEYLPVSMRIFLKKFGVLPAHVTLFHVRQLAVAEMDKHQPRFEVVDLGRNIVSVTATYGYLEQPDIRGALRELQLEGRIDIPSDRWIIEVGEEEIIVGDDLGFLDRLRVYYFRLILRLSTPAHKFLGLDYDAGVSKEVIPVVFNRHDVTVALPELEINEPEPAKVAAT; this comes from the coding sequence GTGGCGTTTGCTAGGGGGCGCCGCCGGCGTCGTCGTGGCGGGCATGGGGCGGGCCTCTTCACGCGGCTCCGAGAGGCGACCGGGACGGTCTACGGGGACATCGGCACGTCCGTCCTGTACACGTTCATGGAGATCATCCGCGAGACCGTCGCGCTGAAGCGGCACGCCCACGGCGACGACCTGGCGGAAATCCTCGGGCCCGGCGGCGACCTGATCACCCGGACGGAGGCCCTGGGCGGGCTCAGCCTCGTCTTCTGGGCGCTCATCTTCCTGACGATCAAGTACGACCTGATCGTCATGCGCGCCGACAACCACGGCGAGGGGGGCACCTTCGCCCTCTGGGGGCTGCTGAAGGGGGCCGCGGCGAGGGTCTTCGGGATCACCCTGATCGGCTACCTGGTCGTCGCGGCCGCGGGGCTCCTCGCGGCCGACGGCGTGATCACCCCGCCGATCAGCATGCTGGGCGCCTACGAGCCGCTGGGCGAGCCGCTAGCCGTCGCGGCGACCCTCGTCAGCCTGTTCGTGCTGTTCAAGCCGCAGTGGCGCGGGACCAGCCAGGTCGGCGGCTTCTTCGGCTGGTTCATGATGCTCGTCTGGTTCCCCTGGATCGCGATCAAGGGCGTGCCGTGGGTGATCCGGCATCCGGACGTCTTCCTGGCGCTCGACCCGTCGTACGCCGTCGCGCTGCTGCGAGAGCTGCCGGGGGCCGGGGTCTTCGTGATCTTCGGCGTGGTGGTCCTGGCCATCACCGGGGGGGAGGCCAAGTACGCGGACATCGGCCACTTCGCCAGGCACGGCGAGGGGCAGGCCGTGGAGGGGACGAGCCTGGACCCGAAGGACTCCGGCCGGCTCCCGGTGATGTACTCGTGGTTCGCCATGGTCCTGCCGTGCCTGGTGCTGAACTACGCCGGGCAGGTCGGCTACGTGCTGGAGAGGGGGGTGCCGCCCCGGGCGAACACGTTCTACGCACTGACCCCGAGGACCGGGGACGAGCGCATCGACCAGGTCATCGCGGCGGGCGACATGGTGATCTCCGCGATCGCGGCGTTCATCGCCTCGCAGGCGCTCATCACGGGGATGTTCTCGATCGTCAAGCAGGCGATCGCGATGGGGTTCTGCCCGCGGTTCGCGGTCCACTTCACCAGCCGCGAGGCGGAGGGGCAGGTCTACATCCCGGCCGTGAACTGGGCGATGTTCCTCGGCTGCGCGGCGATCACCGTGTCGTTCCGGACCGCCGGCAACCTCGCCGCGGCCTACGGGATCGCGGTCACGGGGACCATGGGGATCACCACCCTCGCCTTCGGCTACGTGGCCCACTACCGATGGGGCTGGGGGCTGGGGAAGGTCGCGGCCGTCTGCACGCCGATCCTGGCGGTGGACCTCCTGCTGTTCGCCAGCAACCTCTCGAAGTTCGCGCACGGCGGCTACTATCCGGTCGCCATCGCGGCGGTGCTCCTGTCCGTCATGCTGACGTGGCAATGGGGCCGGGCGGAGCTGGCGCGGGCCTTCTACGCCTTCGGGGTCCAGGGGGGCAAGCAGGTGAGCTGGCTGGTGGCCCTCCGCGAGAAGGTGGACGAGATCCAGCTCGCCATCGACGAGAACCTGCCGCTCGCCAAGCTGCTCGTGCAGGGCCGGCGGAGGCTGGTGGAGACCGACCGCGCGTTCGTCTTCCTCTGCTCCCGCCCGGTCCAGGACGTCGGCGAGTACCTGCCGGTCTCGATGCGGATCTTCCTCAAGAAGTTCGGCGTCCTCCCGGCGCACGTGACGCTCTTCCACGTCCGGCAGCTCGCCGTGGCCGAGATGGACAAGCACCAACCCCGGTTCGAGGTGGTGGACCTGGGCCGGAACATCGTGTCGGTCACCGCGACCTACGGCTACCTCGAGCAGCCGGACATCCGCGGGGCCCTCCGGGAGCTCCAGCTCGAGGGCCGCATCGACATCCCCTCGGATCGATGGATCATCGAGGTCGGCGAGGAGGAGATCATCGTCGGCGACGACCTCGGCTTCCTCGACCGCCTGCGCGTCTACTATTTCCGGCTCATCCTCCGCCTCTCCACCCCGGCCCACAAATTCCTGGGCCTGGACTACGACGCCGGCGTGTCCAAGGAGGTCATCCCGGTCGTCTTCAACCGGCACGACGTGACGGTCGCCCTGCCGGAGCTGGAGATCAACGAGCCCGAGCCGGCGAAGGTCGCGGCGACATGA
- a CDS encoding ceramidase domain-containing protein produces the protein MLDYYCERCGPGLWAEPLNATSNLAFFVAALAAWRLARRLRAMTAGAATLIGLAAAVGVGSALFHTFATPWANVADLAPILAFQLAFLWLYLRHAARLGTRPAAALVATHAVTCVLMVFLPPYFNGSVLYAPTLVVLIGLATYHARTGQPGRWTLAAAAGVFCASLAFRSIDELICPSFPYGTHFLWHLLNGILLYLAMRAIILTAGADPGRTPGG, from the coding sequence ATGCTCGACTACTATTGCGAACGCTGTGGCCCGGGGCTGTGGGCGGAGCCGCTGAACGCCACCTCCAACCTGGCGTTCTTCGTCGCGGCGCTCGCGGCGTGGCGGCTCGCGCGGCGGCTCCGCGCGATGACCGCGGGGGCCGCGACGCTGATCGGGCTGGCGGCGGCCGTGGGAGTCGGCAGCGCCCTCTTCCACACCTTCGCCACCCCCTGGGCCAACGTCGCCGACCTGGCGCCCATCCTGGCCTTCCAGCTCGCGTTCCTCTGGCTCTACCTCCGGCACGCCGCGCGACTGGGCACCAGGCCCGCGGCGGCCCTCGTCGCGACGCATGCCGTGACCTGCGTGCTGATGGTCTTCCTGCCGCCGTATTTCAACGGCTCGGTCCTGTACGCGCCGACGCTCGTCGTGCTGATCGGCCTGGCGACGTATCACGCCCGGACGGGGCAGCCCGGGCGCTGGACGCTCGCAGCGGCGGCCGGCGTCTTCTGCGCGTCGCTCGCGTTCCGCTCGATCGACGAGCTGATCTGCCCGAGCTTCCCGTACGGCACCCACTTCCTCTGGCACCTGCTCAACGGCATCCTGCTGTACCTGGCGATGCGGGCGATCATCCTGACGGCCGGAGCGGACCCCGGTCGCACGCCCGGCGGCTGA
- the nadS gene encoding NadS family protein: MRAEDFDELVMSVREAGRIRRGEAQASRITDFAPVDVQAIRLRLAKSQSEFARMIGVSVATLQNWEAGRRRPEGPARALLRVAAENPELVAAVLDPTSRDS; the protein is encoded by the coding sequence ATGAGAGCCGAGGATTTCGATGAGCTGGTGATGAGCGTCCGCGAAGCCGGCCGGATCCGTAGGGGCGAGGCGCAGGCGAGCCGCATCACCGATTTTGCTCCCGTGGATGTTCAGGCCATTCGCCTGCGGCTGGCCAAGTCCCAATCCGAGTTCGCTCGGATGATCGGAGTGAGCGTGGCCACCCTGCAGAATTGGGAGGCGGGGCGTCGCAGGCCCGAGGGGCCTGCCCGTGCCCTCTTGAGGGTCGCGGCCGAGAATCCGGAGCTGGTCGCCGCCGTCCTCGATCCGACGAGTCGGGATTCCTGA